The following coding sequences lie in one Synechococcus sp. PCC 7336 genomic window:
- a CDS encoding LCP family protein, with product MDRPSKYASRHHPSSKSVARWLPLSCLAVVAVGAAIAGAFIAVMLPKPILPAREMSESELAVFRDDRLREAQLDESLNILVLGTDNPNPVNRNQAFEASLQGRSDTVLLVRFDPDLGTINVISIPRDTRVRIPNRGVNKINSANAIGGPALTAQIVSSLLGDVPIDRYVRLNTDGIAELIDVLGGVEIDVPTRMRYVDRTQDLEIDLEPGLQRLNGEQAHQFLRFRQDQLGDIGRVQRQQLMMRALSQQAFNPRTLTRLPQIMGTIRDNVDTNMTWEEVLSLFQFALLSKSDRLNMVLLPGRFSRPDEYLTSFWIVDPVDTYRVAVNYFGAEPRFGSPTRSPAQQRVAVTNASGLPRMGRNMANALQQKGFVNVYVTADAPQMLERTEIIAQQGDSQSAAEVQALLGFGEVHVESTGEITSDITVKVGRDWATFWYPEVLEQVQAVSLDP from the coding sequence ATGGATCGCCCCTCGAAATATGCTTCCAGGCATCACCCTAGTTCCAAATCGGTGGCGCGGTGGTTGCCGTTGAGCTGTCTGGCGGTGGTGGCTGTAGGAGCCGCGATCGCGGGGGCCTTTATTGCCGTCATGCTGCCCAAGCCCATTCTGCCCGCCAGGGAAATGAGTGAAAGTGAACTGGCGGTGTTTCGCGACGATCGGTTGCGGGAAGCGCAATTGGATGAATCCCTCAATATCTTGGTGCTAGGGACCGACAACCCCAACCCCGTCAATCGCAACCAGGCGTTTGAAGCCTCATTGCAAGGCCGCAGCGACACGGTTTTGCTCGTCCGCTTCGACCCAGACCTCGGCACCATCAACGTCATTTCTATTCCCCGCGATACCCGCGTGCGCATTCCCAATCGCGGCGTTAACAAAATCAATTCTGCCAATGCGATCGGCGGCCCCGCTCTCACCGCCCAGATCGTCAGTTCGCTGTTGGGGGATGTGCCGATCGATCGCTACGTCCGCCTCAACACCGACGGCATTGCCGAGTTGATCGACGTTTTGGGGGGCGTGGAAATCGATGTACCCACCCGCATGCGATATGTCGATCGCACCCAAGATTTAGAGATCGATCTCGAACCGGGCTTGCAGCGATTGAATGGCGAACAGGCCCATCAGTTCCTGCGCTTCCGGCAAGACCAGTTGGGGGATATCGGTCGAGTCCAACGGCAACAGTTGATGATGCGGGCTTTAAGTCAGCAGGCTTTCAACCCGCGTACCCTGACCCGCCTGCCCCAAATTATGGGGACTATTCGAGACAATGTCGATACCAACATGACTTGGGAAGAGGTGTTATCTTTATTCCAGTTTGCCTTGCTGTCGAAAAGCGATCGTCTCAATATGGTCTTGCTGCCCGGACGGTTTAGCCGCCCGGATGAATATCTCACCAGTTTTTGGATTGTGGACCCGGTCGATACCTACCGAGTGGCGGTCAATTATTTCGGTGCCGAGCCCCGCTTTGGCAGCCCGACCCGATCTCCCGCGCAGCAGCGGGTGGCGGTGACCAATGCGTCGGGGTTGCCCAGGATGGGCCGCAATATGGCCAATGCCTTGCAGCAGAAAGGGTTTGTCAATGTGTATGTGACGGCGGACGCCCCCCAAATGCTCGAGCGCACGGAAATTATCGCCCAACAGGGGGATTCGCAGTCGGCGGCTGAGGTGCAGGCATTATTGGGATTTGGGGAGGTTCACGTCGAATCCACCGGCGAAATCACCTCCGATATTACGGTGAAGGTAGGCCGCGACTGGGCTACCTTCTGGTATCCAGAGGTGTTGGAGCAAGTGCAAGCCGTATCGTTAGATCCGTAA
- the purN gene encoding phosphoribosylglycinamide formyltransferase: MTASASAPSPATQNPASPMRLGVMASGKGSNFVAIARAIADGTLNATIAVVIYNNPNAGVAARARDFGIPAVLVNHREFAQRQDCDRAIVKVLQEKAVELVVMAGWMRRVTQVAIDAYPHRMLNIHPSLLPDFPGLHPVKQALDCGVKFSGCTVHWVTLAVDSGPIVQQAVVPVLPDDTEESLQARIQVEEHRIYPEAIAIAARQLRNTPSEPPA, translated from the coding sequence ATGACCGCCTCCGCTTCGGCCCCTTCCCCTGCGACCCAGAACCCAGCCTCGCCGATGCGGCTGGGGGTAATGGCTTCCGGCAAAGGGAGTAATTTTGTCGCCATCGCCCGAGCGATCGCCGACGGTACCCTGAACGCCACAATTGCAGTTGTCATCTACAACAATCCCAATGCAGGGGTAGCCGCTCGGGCTCGCGACTTCGGCATTCCGGCGGTGTTGGTCAATCATCGCGAGTTTGCGCAGCGGCAGGATTGCGATCGGGCGATCGTCAAAGTCTTGCAAGAGAAAGCGGTCGAATTAGTGGTGATGGCGGGCTGGATGCGTCGCGTCACCCAGGTGGCAATCGACGCTTACCCCCATCGCATGTTAAATATCCACCCCAGTTTATTGCCCGACTTCCCCGGCCTGCACCCCGTCAAACAGGCGTTGGATTGCGGTGTCAAATTCTCGGGCTGCACTGTCCATTGGGTGACCTTAGCCGTCGATAGCGGCCCCATCGTCCAGCAGGCCGTCGTCCCAGTCTTGCCAGACGACACCGAAGAGTCTTTGCAAGCGCGGATTCAGGTGGAGGAACATCGGATTTATCCAGAGGCGATCGCGATCGCCGCCCGACAATTGCGCAACACCCCCTCGGAACCACCTGCTTAG
- a CDS encoding gamma carbonic anhydrase family protein yields MASFQGNIDPDTWIAPNATVCGAVEIGPQTNIWFGAVVRGDLERIQIGRCCNVQDGAVLHCDGGEPTVLEDYVTIGHKAIVHSAYLERGCLIGMGAIVMNGVRIGAGSIVGAGAIVTKSVQPNTLAIGTPAKPRRSLSPEEASKLLHHAEEYWSLAIAHRQGQFPLLPRG; encoded by the coding sequence ATGGCATCTTTTCAAGGCAACATCGATCCCGATACCTGGATTGCTCCCAATGCCACTGTCTGTGGAGCTGTAGAGATTGGCCCTCAGACCAATATTTGGTTTGGAGCCGTGGTGCGGGGAGATCTCGAACGCATTCAGATCGGACGCTGCTGCAACGTTCAAGATGGAGCGGTGCTCCATTGCGATGGAGGAGAGCCGACGGTGCTGGAAGACTACGTCACCATTGGGCATAAAGCGATCGTCCACTCTGCCTATTTAGAACGCGGCTGCTTGATTGGAATGGGGGCAATTGTCATGAATGGGGTGCGCATTGGGGCGGGCAGCATTGTGGGGGCAGGGGCTATTGTGACGAAATCGGTGCAGCCCAACACACTGGCAATCGGCACGCCCGCCAAACCCCGTCGCAGCCTCAGCCCAGAAGAGGCCAGCAAGCTGCTCCATCACGCCGAAGAGTATTGGAGTTTGGCGATCGCCCATCGGCAGGGTCAATTTCCGCTGCTGCCAAGGGGCTAG
- a CDS encoding response regulator transcription factor — protein sequence MSPLQIQIVEGNPHLRTLLSWQLEKAGHIVRSCGSIQQAQAPLKRNITHILVLDGDLPDNSGLEFCRWAYQQMDAAIVLLSAKDSEADIVAGLEAGADDYLTKPMSMQVFTARVEAIARRIKRCTPPSCLNYPSLRIDLVQRQVTVSERAVELTPQEFSLLFVLAQAAGEALSRSELLRRAWPDAIDNPRTVDTHILSLRKKLETNPQQPHLIQTVRNVGYRLYPDAATSPHGTLASRSSNGKFAAVVGR from the coding sequence GTGTCCCCGTTACAAATTCAGATTGTAGAAGGCAATCCGCACCTCAGAACTCTGTTAAGTTGGCAACTGGAAAAAGCAGGTCATATTGTGCGCTCTTGCGGCAGCATTCAGCAGGCCCAAGCTCCGCTCAAAAGAAATATAACGCACATTCTAGTCTTGGATGGCGACCTGCCCGACAATAGCGGTCTGGAATTTTGTCGATGGGCCTATCAGCAGATGGATGCGGCCATCGTACTGCTGTCAGCCAAAGATTCTGAGGCAGATATCGTTGCCGGTTTGGAGGCAGGGGCAGATGATTATTTGACTAAGCCAATGAGTATGCAGGTGTTTACCGCCCGGGTTGAGGCGATCGCCCGCCGTATCAAACGCTGCACCCCCCCATCCTGTCTCAATTACCCCTCCTTGCGGATCGATTTGGTGCAGCGGCAAGTCACCGTTTCAGAGCGCGCTGTCGAACTCACCCCACAGGAATTTAGTCTTCTGTTTGTGCTCGCCCAAGCCGCAGGCGAGGCCCTGTCACGCTCCGAGCTGCTGCGGCGGGCTTGGCCCGATGCGATCGACAATCCCCGCACGGTGGACACTCACATCCTGTCGCTGCGCAAAAAACTCGAGACGAACCCCCAACAGCCCCACCTCATTCAGACTGTCCGCAATGTTGGCTATCGTCTCTATCCCGATGCGGCTACCTCCCCCCATGGAACCCTAGCCAGCAGATCTTCCAACGGTAAATTCGCGGCAGTAGTGGGCCGCTAG
- a CDS encoding 4-oxalocrotonate tautomerase family protein, giving the protein MPYVNIQITKGATREQKAELVEDVTDSLVRVLGKKPEHIHIVIQEINDEDWGFSGLLTDEWKKQQSQLPASE; this is encoded by the coding sequence ATGCCTTACGTCAATATTCAGATTACCAAGGGAGCCACCAGAGAACAGAAGGCTGAGTTGGTCGAAGACGTCACTGATTCACTCGTGCGCGTACTCGGGAAGAAGCCAGAGCACATCCATATCGTCATCCAAGAGATAAACGATGAAGACTGGGGGTTCTCTGGTCTGCTGACGGACGAATGGAAAAAGCAGCAAAGTCAGTTGCCTGCAAGCGAATAA
- a CDS encoding LysR family transcriptional regulator, whose protein sequence is MGGLNLNRVKLSQLRALVAVADCHNFSEAALQLEVSQSAISHAIATLESELGVQLLSRGRRGAQLTPAGEQITDRARDILQQVDNLVRDADLHKGLQGGQVRIATFRSVATHVLPEVMALFQQQFPDISVAIAEHNDFPHVEQALHDGSAEVGFTYLPAAKEFDTWEILRDEYVVLLPPQPRLISPKLTWEQLAQYPLILPPETDSCSFIVRAHFEAHQQPCQPVYRFREDTTTVQMVDRGLGAAILPRLAADPIPPSIQICSLPVKLERIVGAAVLADALQTPAVFAFLDTLREWARSHQLSQTDDLSKSA, encoded by the coding sequence ATGGGAGGTCTCAATCTCAACCGCGTTAAGCTATCGCAACTGCGGGCGCTGGTGGCGGTCGCCGACTGTCACAACTTCAGCGAAGCCGCCCTGCAGCTAGAGGTATCGCAGTCTGCCATTAGCCACGCGATCGCCACCCTCGAAAGCGAACTGGGGGTACAACTGCTTTCGCGCGGACGCCGTGGCGCTCAGCTCACCCCCGCAGGCGAACAAATTACCGACCGCGCCCGCGACATCTTACAACAGGTGGACAACCTCGTTCGAGATGCCGACTTGCACAAGGGCCTACAAGGTGGACAGGTGCGCATCGCCACCTTTCGCAGTGTCGCTACCCACGTCCTGCCTGAGGTTATGGCCTTGTTTCAGCAACAGTTTCCCGACATTTCGGTGGCGATCGCCGAACACAACGACTTCCCCCACGTCGAACAAGCCCTCCACGACGGCAGCGCCGAAGTGGGCTTTACCTACTTACCCGCCGCCAAAGAGTTCGACACTTGGGAAATTTTGCGAGACGAATATGTTGTCCTGCTGCCCCCCCAGCCCCGCCTCATTTCCCCCAAACTCACCTGGGAACAACTGGCCCAATACCCCCTCATCCTTCCCCCCGAAACCGATAGCTGCAGTTTCATCGTCCGCGCCCACTTCGAGGCCCACCAGCAACCCTGTCAACCCGTATATCGCTTTCGGGAAGATACCACGACAGTGCAAATGGTCGATCGCGGTTTGGGAGCTGCCATTCTGCCGAGACTGGCTGCCGACCCGATCCCCCCCAGCATTCAAATCTGTAGCCTGCCGGTGAAGCTAGAACGGATCGTCGGAGCGGCGGTGCTGGCCGATGCACTGCAAACTCCAGCAGTGTTTGCGTTTCTGGATACGCTGCGGGAATGGGCGCGATCGCACCAGTTGTCCCAGACCGACGACCTCAGTAAATCTGCGTAG
- a CDS encoding SUMF1/EgtB/PvdO family nonheme iron enzyme, protein MIEILNLPQLIEPSKEEIYTYFRTIWQLYEWLFSGIQQSEEAFSVQPHPLRNTIAFYYGHTAAFYAQKLRMSGLLSAEIHADYDEKLSRGVSASSAQEIAALQQWPQLDELKRYRRQVYDAVESVIETARYDAPITPQTPLWALLMSIEHEAIHFQTSVPLIRKLPLKWVSRPDGWHYAITQTPIEVNPQWLEIAGGQVTFGREQSDSTYFGWDNEYPQVSRQVEDFRVLSLPITNRQFLNFVEDGGYERSQWWTTGEVAAWFAEMSPTHPTAWVKNAEGGYRHRGVFDEFDMPWDWPVEVNRHEAVAYANWANSRLLTEAEFNYLLTKEYSNAEGALQLKNVNLNMRHASPLPVASTSQQLTRSDLDLVGNIARWGQEDFQPLSAKEFQPHPLYEDFSQPWFRPDHGMLLGAGYTAVGHMAQVGLMRDFMQNHMDQIAGITLAGDR, encoded by the coding sequence ATGATTGAAATACTAAATCTACCTCAACTGATTGAGCCATCTAAAGAAGAGATCTATACCTATTTCCGAACAATCTGGCAACTTTATGAGTGGCTATTTAGCGGAATTCAACAAAGTGAAGAGGCCTTTTCCGTTCAGCCCCACCCCTTGCGCAACACCATAGCATTTTATTACGGGCATACAGCTGCTTTCTATGCTCAAAAACTACGAATGTCAGGTCTACTCTCTGCAGAAATTCATGCGGACTACGATGAGAAATTATCGCGTGGCGTGTCGGCTTCTAGTGCGCAGGAAATTGCTGCTTTGCAACAATGGCCTCAGCTTGACGAACTGAAACGATATCGCCGTCAAGTATATGACGCCGTAGAATCTGTCATTGAAACAGCTCGTTACGATGCTCCAATTACGCCACAAACCCCTCTTTGGGCATTGCTAATGAGCATTGAGCACGAAGCCATTCACTTTCAAACCTCCGTCCCACTGATTCGAAAACTGCCGTTAAAGTGGGTCTCTCGCCCCGATGGCTGGCATTATGCTATTACCCAAACCCCAATCGAGGTGAACCCTCAATGGTTAGAGATTGCTGGCGGTCAGGTCACCTTCGGACGGGAACAGTCTGATTCTACTTATTTCGGTTGGGATAATGAATATCCTCAAGTCAGCCGTCAAGTGGAGGATTTTCGGGTATTGAGTCTTCCCATCACAAATCGGCAATTTCTTAACTTTGTTGAGGATGGCGGATACGAGCGATCGCAGTGGTGGACAACTGGCGAAGTTGCAGCATGGTTTGCAGAAATGTCTCCCACTCATCCCACTGCCTGGGTCAAAAATGCTGAAGGAGGCTACCGCCATCGAGGGGTGTTTGATGAGTTCGATATGCCCTGGGATTGGCCCGTAGAAGTCAACCGGCACGAGGCAGTCGCCTATGCCAATTGGGCTAACTCGCGATTGCTAACAGAAGCAGAGTTTAACTATCTTTTAACGAAAGAATACAGCAATGCAGAAGGTGCCCTACAACTTAAAAATGTCAATCTCAACATGCGCCATGCTTCTCCCTTACCCGTGGCCTCCACAAGCCAGCAACTCACTCGATCTGACTTAGATCTAGTTGGCAATATCGCACGTTGGGGCCAAGAAGATTTTCAACCTTTGTCGGCAAAGGAGTTTCAACCCCATCCACTCTATGAAGATTTTTCTCAACCTTGGTTTCGTCCCGATCACGGTATGTTGTTGGGGGCAGGCTACACAGCTGTGGGCCATATGGCTCAAGTGGGGTTGATGCGAGATTTTATGCAAAACCATATGGATCAAATTGCTGGCATTACCCTGGCAGGCGATCGCTAA
- a CDS encoding transposase, which produces MLNLVNLLDDAKCYETVRQLRWPEGVHCPKCGCEQVNKRGKDDTQPNRQRYCCQGCGKQFDDLTDTIFAGRR; this is translated from the coding sequence ATGCTGAACCTTGTCAATCTCCTCGATGATGCGAAGTGTTATGAAACCGTGCGTCAGTTGCGGTGGCCAGAGGGCGTGCATTGTCCCAAGTGTGGCTGCGAGCAGGTCAATAAGCGAGGCAAGGATGATACCCAACCCAACCGTCAACGGTACTGCTGTCAGGGTTGTGGCAAGCAGTTTGATGATTTGACGGACACGATTTTTGCCGGTCGTCGCTAG
- a CDS encoding reverse transcriptase domain-containing protein — translation MQEYSLWQVQPTKRVYIPKANQKLRPLGIPCLADRVAQTMVKNALEPSWEARFESHSYGFRPGRGCHDTIEQSHLRLRSGCDTWTLDADLRGAFDRLSHSFILEAIGPVPGRELIRQWLKAGYVEAEILHPTTEGAPQGGTISPLLLNVALNGLQTLLSGYTSVRVCQPSPKAIKCQPSWALPSFW, via the coding sequence ATGCAGGAATATAGTCTGTGGCAAGTGCAACCCACTAAACGCGTCTATATCCCTAAAGCCAACCAAAAACTCAGACCGTTGGGGATTCCCTGTCTAGCAGACCGTGTCGCTCAGACAATGGTGAAGAACGCCCTGGAACCTAGTTGGGAAGCCAGATTTGAAAGTCATAGCTATGGCTTTCGACCGGGCAGAGGGTGTCATGACACCATCGAACAAAGCCATTTACGGCTCAGAAGTGGCTGTGACACCTGGACCCTCGATGCAGATCTCCGAGGTGCGTTCGATCGCCTGAGCCATTCATTCATCCTTGAGGCCATCGGTCCTGTCCCAGGCCGAGAGCTGATCCGACAATGGCTTAAAGCAGGATATGTGGAAGCGGAGATCCTTCATCCAACAACGGAAGGAGCCCCCCAAGGGGGGACGATCTCGCCGTTATTGTTAAACGTGGCGCTCAACGGCCTACAAACACTGCTGTCGGGATACACCAGTGTGAGGGTCTGCCAACCTTCACCAAAAGCTATTAAATGTCAACCATCCTGGGCTCTTCCGAGCTTTTGGTGA
- a CDS encoding reverse transcriptase N-terminal domain-containing protein, with the protein MKLMLRSYSNLLLSVRRIAQENRGRKTAGLDGKTAQTPAQRVKLCRNIVCGKCNPLNASISLKPTKNSDRWGFPV; encoded by the coding sequence ATGAAACTGATGCTACGTAGCTACTCCAACCTGCTATTGTCCGTGCGACGGATCGCACAAGAAAATCGGGGAAGGAAGACTGCTGGCCTCGATGGTAAGACAGCCCAAACTCCAGCACAACGAGTCAAATTATGCAGGAATATAGTCTGTGGCAAGTGCAACCCACTAAACGCGTCTATATCCCTAAAGCCAACCAAAAACTCAGACCGTTGGGGATTCCCTGTCTAG